The following coding sequences are from one Malaciobacter pacificus window:
- the era gene encoding GTPase Era has protein sequence MTKCGYVSVVGRPNAGKSSLLNWLVGEKIAMVSHKANATRKRSNIIVMHEDDQIIFVDTPGIHETEKLLNQFMLDEALKAMGDCDLILFLAPVTDKVSHYEDFLEKNKKNVKHILLLTKIDFVSNAEVLAKMKEYEKYSDKYESIIPISIKKQTKQSDILNDVVKHLPEHPYLFDPEIMTTEHLRDIFKEFIRESIFENISDEIPYETDVKIDKVEEKPHIDVVKATIIVQKGTQKGMIIGKGATAIKRIGKDARVKIEKLTGKKCYLELFVSIKKGWTKNKEGLKELGYDID, from the coding sequence ATGACAAAATGTGGATATGTTTCAGTTGTAGGAAGACCAAATGCAGGTAAAAGTTCTCTTTTAAACTGGTTAGTTGGTGAAAAAATTGCAATGGTTTCTCATAAGGCAAATGCAACTAGAAAAAGATCAAACATAATTGTAATGCATGAAGATGATCAAATTATATTTGTGGATACACCAGGAATTCATGAAACAGAAAAGTTATTAAATCAGTTTATGCTTGATGAAGCATTAAAAGCAATGGGTGATTGTGATTTGATTTTATTTTTAGCTCCAGTTACTGATAAAGTAAGTCATTATGAAGACTTTTTAGAAAAAAATAAAAAAAATGTAAAGCATATTCTTTTATTAACAAAAATAGATTTTGTATCAAATGCTGAAGTTTTAGCAAAAATGAAAGAGTATGAAAAGTACTCAGATAAGTATGAATCTATTATTCCTATTTCAATTAAAAAGCAAACAAAACAATCAGATATTTTAAATGATGTTGTTAAGCATTTACCAGAACATCCATATTTATTTGATCCTGAAATTATGACTACAGAGCATTTAAGAGATATTTTTAAAGAGTTTATTAGAGAATCTATTTTTGAAAATATTAGTGATGAAATTCCTTATGAAACAGATGTAAAGATTGATAAAGTTGAAGAAAAGCCACATATTGATGTTGTAAAAGCAACTATTATTGTTCAAAAAGGTACTCAAAAAGGAATGATTATTGGAAAAGGTGCAACAGCAATAAAAAGAATTGGTAAAGATGCAAGGGTAAAAATAGAAAAACTTACAGGGAAAAAGTGTTATTTAGAACTATTCGTTTCTATAAAGAAAGGTTGGACAAAAAATAAAGAAGGTCTTAAAGAACTTGGTTATGATATTGACTAA
- a CDS encoding YifB family Mg chelatase-like AAA ATPase — protein sequence MKVIKSASYDGLDSIVVDVEATFTRGLPSFTIVGMISTSISESKDRVKSALLTNEFKFPPLKITVNLSPSDINKKGTHFDLAIALQIAFHDDKSIKFNDIFVFGELSLNGVIKDSNSIFAIVLSLAKQGLIKEVLVCEDSAKKLQNIPNIKIYVIKNIIDAIEFFKTDDKSRFLFQKNELEYENININNEKFYFKKEFTEDYSDVLGQDMAKFASMIAVAGNHNIIFEGSPGCGKSMITKRMQHIMPPVNLEEILEKAKLQSLDLSQVEFSPKRTFRSPHHSSTKSSIFGGGSTTAKMGEIALSNGGILFFDELPHFSKSVLEALREPLEDNKILISRVNTKVMYDTKFLFVGAMNPCPCGNLLSSANECRCNEAEIQRYKNRLSEPFLDRIDLYVVMNDTYNDNKNKVSSEELFNNVLKAFKIQKLRGQKELNGKLSDLDIKKYCKLDNESQVIMDKAIQNYKLSFRSINKVLKVARTIADINDNRLITKADLLQSLSYRRR from the coding sequence ATGAAAGTAATAAAAAGTGCATCCTATGATGGGTTAGATTCAATTGTTGTAGATGTAGAAGCTACATTTACAAGAGGCTTACCATCTTTTACTATTGTTGGTATGATTTCAACAAGTATTAGCGAATCAAAAGATAGAGTAAAATCCGCACTTTTAACAAATGAGTTTAAATTCCCTCCACTAAAAATTACAGTTAATCTTTCTCCTTCTGATATAAATAAAAAGGGGACTCATTTTGACTTGGCTATTGCCTTACAAATAGCATTTCATGATGATAAAAGTATAAAATTTAATGATATATTTGTATTTGGAGAGCTTAGTTTAAATGGAGTAATAAAAGATTCAAACTCTATTTTTGCGATAGTTTTGTCTTTAGCAAAACAAGGACTTATAAAAGAGGTTTTGGTTTGTGAAGATAGTGCAAAAAAGTTACAAAATATACCTAATATAAAAATCTATGTAATTAAAAATATAATAGATGCAATTGAGTTTTTTAAGACAGATGATAAATCAAGATTTTTATTCCAAAAAAATGAATTAGAATATGAAAATATAAATATAAATAATGAAAAGTTCTATTTTAAAAAGGAATTTACTGAAGATTATAGTGATGTCTTAGGACAAGATATGGCAAAGTTTGCAAGTATGATAGCAGTTGCTGGTAATCATAATATTATTTTTGAAGGAAGTCCTGGATGTGGAAAATCTATGATTACAAAAAGGATGCAACATATCATGCCACCTGTAAATTTAGAAGAAATTTTAGAAAAAGCAAAACTTCAATCTTTAGATTTATCACAAGTAGAGTTTAGTCCTAAAAGGACATTTAGAAGCCCCCATCACTCTTCTACAAAATCTTCAATATTTGGAGGTGGAAGTACTACAGCAAAAATGGGAGAAATAGCATTAAGTAATGGAGGAATACTTTTTTTTGATGAATTACCTCACTTTTCTAAATCAGTTTTAGAGGCTTTAAGGGAACCTTTAGAAGATAATAAAATCTTAATATCAAGAGTTAATACTAAAGTGATGTATGATACAAAATTTTTATTTGTTGGAGCGATGAATCCTTGTCCTTGTGGAAATTTACTCTCAAGTGCAAATGAGTGTAGATGTAATGAAGCAGAAATTCAAAGATATAAAAATCGCTTATCTGAACCTTTTTTAGACAGGATAGATTTATATGTTGTGATGAATGATACATATAATGATAATAAAAATAAAGTGAGTTCTGAAGAACTATTTAATAACGTGTTAAAAGCTTTTAAAATTCAAAAACTAAGAGGTCAAAAAGAACTAAATGGAAAATTGAGTGATCTAGATATAAAAAAATATTGTAAGTTAGATAATGAATCACAAGTTATTATGGATAAAGCAATACAAAATTACAAATTATCTTTTAGAAGTATTAATAAAGTTTTAAAAGTAGCTAGAACAATAGCAGATATTAATGATAATAGACTTATCACAAAAGCAGATTTATTACAAAGTTTAAGTTATAGAAGAAGATAG